Within the Pseudonocardia alni genome, the region GGCTGTGCCGAGTGGCCGGGCCGACGCCCGGCTGTGCGACCCGGCGGAGCCGCCGCCTACCCTCGGGCCCCATGAGTGCCGACCGGGTCAAGGTCGCCGTCGTCTTCGGCGGCCGCAGTTCCGAGCACGCGATCTCGTGCGTGTCCGCGGGCAGCGTGCTGACCCACCTCGACCCGGAGCGGTTCGAGGCGGTCCCGGTCGGGATCACCCCGCACGGCGCGTGGGTGGTCGGTCCGTCCGACCCGGTCCGGCTGGCGATCTCGGGTCGCGAGCTGCCCGAGGTCGACGGGACCGCCGAGGCCCTGGTGCTGCCCGGCGAACCGGGTCGCGGCCTGGTCCGCCTCGACGCGCGCGAGGCGCTGACCTCGGTCGACGTGGTCTTCCCGATCCTGCACGGGGCCTTCGGCGAGGACGGCACCATCCAGGGTCTGCTGGAGATGGCCGGGCTGCCCTACGTCGGCGCCGGTGTGCTGGCCTCCGCGGTCGGCATGGACAAGGAGTTCGCGAAGAAGCTGCTGCGCGCCGAGGGCCTGAACGTCGCCGACGGCGTCGTGCTCCGCCCCGGCACCGACATCGGGTTCGCCGACCGCGACCGGCTCGGTCTGCCGCTGTTCGTGAAGCCGGCCCGCGCCGGGTCCTCGATGGGCGTCACCCGGGTCACCGACCCGGCCGCGCTCGACGCCGCCGTCGCCGAGGCCCGCCGGCACGACCCGAAGGTGCTCGTCGAGGCGGCCGTGCCCGGCCGCGAGATCGAGTGCGCGGTGCTGGAGTTCCCCGACGGCAGCGTCCGCGCCAGCCTGCCCGCCGAGCTGCGCTACAACGGCGAGTTCTACGACTTCGAGTCCAAGTACCTCGACACCTCCGAGCTGCAGATCCCCGCCAAGCTCGACGACGAGATCACCGAGTCGCTGCGCTGGAAGGCGATCACCGCGTTCCGCGCGCTCGACGTGCAGGGCCTGGCCCGGGTCGACTTCTTCGTCACCGACGACGGCGACATCACCGTCAACGAGGTCAACACGATGCCCGGGTTCACCCCGAGCTCCGCGTTCCCGAAGATGTGGGCGGTCACCGGGCTCGACTACTCCGAGCTGCTCAGCACCATGGTCGACACCGCGCTGGCCCGCGGGACCGGGCTGCGGTAGCTACCGGACCCGCACCGGCTGCGGCGGGAGGGTGTCGACGACCGCGTCCGACACCGCCTGCAGCGGCCCCGGACCGGTCTCCGCGGGCGCGGACAGCTCCAGGTACACCCCGCGGTCGACGACGGCGTAGGTCGTCGCGAGCGCGCCCTGCGGGGTCGCCAGCGGCAGCCAGCTCACCCCGTTGACGACGATCAGCGGCGAGGTCGGCCCCAGCTCGGCCGGCCGTTCGGTGCCGCAGCGCAGCACCACCGGCTCCGGCTCGGCGACCCATGCCCGCGCGCCGGGGACCGGCGGGTCGATCTCGCGCGGCGCGAGGTCCCCGGTGTCGCCGGGGATGCCGGCCGGCAGCGCGCGCAGCACCGCGTCGCACGACGTCGACGACGCCTGCGGTGCAGCCTGCGCGGGAAGCTCCAGGGGGCCGGTGTCCGGCCCCGTCGTCAGGCGGGCCCAGACCGCGAGCCCCGCCACGACGAGGGCGAGCAGCAGGGGCAGCGCGATCGCCACCACGACCGGTGGTGACATGCGTGCCCCTGCCACGTCCGCGCCCGTCTCAGCTCAGCTTGACCACGGGGCAGGTGAGCGTCCGGGTGATCCCGTTGACGTTCTGCACCCGGGCCACGACCAGCCGGCCGAGCTCGTCGACGTCGTCCGCCTCGGCGCGCACGATCACGTCGTACGGGCCGGTGACGTCCTCGGCCGAGACCACGCCCGGCAGACCCCCGATCTCGGAGGCGACGGAGGCGGCCTTGCCGACCTCGGTCTGGACGAGGATGTATGCCTGCACCACGGCGTGCCCCTTTCCGGTAACTGCCGACCTGCCGGATGGTTGGCGGCAGGAATGTCGGACGCAGAACCTACCGGAGGCCGCCCCCGTGTCCCCATCCGCGATCACGCCCGAGGGCGGTTCCGAGACCGGTGTCTCACTCCGGGAGGTCGGTGAGTTCGCGCTGATCGACCGGGTCACCACGGACCGTGTCCAACCGGCTACGACGGAGCTCGGTCCCGGGGACGACTCGGCCGTCGTCACCGCCGCCGACGGGCGGGTCGTCGCCTGCACCGACGTGCTCGTCGAGGGCGTGCACTTCCGGCTCGACTGGTCGAGTCCCGAGCAGGTCGGGCGCAAGGCCGCGGCCGTGAACCTGGCCGACATCGCCGCGATGGGGGCGGTGCCCACGTCGCTGTTGGTGGGGCTGGCGTGCCCCTCGTCGACGCCCGCGGCGCAGCTCGAGCAGCTGGCCGACGGGCTGTGGGCCGAGGCCCGCTCGACCGGGGCCGGGCTCGTCGGGGGCGACCTGACCTCGGCGCCGGTGATCGTCGTCTCGGTGACGGCGCTGGGGGACCTGCAGGGCCGGGCCCCGGTGCTGCGCTCCGGGGCCCGGGCGGGGGACCGGATCGCGGTCTGCGGGCGGCTGGGCTGGTCCGCGGCCGGGCTGGCGGTGCTCGGGCGCGGGTTCCGCTCCCCGGCGGCGCTGGTCGACGCGCACCGGGTCCCGGAACCGCCCTACTCCGCCGGCCCGCAGGCCGCCGACGCCGGCGCCACGTCCATGATCGACGTCTCGGACGGCCTGCTGGCCGACCTGGCACACGTCGCGCGGGCCTCGGGGGTGGCGCTGCGGCTGCGGTCGCGGCCGTTCACGGTGGCCCCGCGGATGGCGGAGATCGCGTCCGCGCTGGGCCTGGACCCGCTGCGCTGGGTCCTGACCGGTGGTGAGGACCATGCGCTGGCGGCGACCTTCCCCGGGGACGCGCCGCTGCCCGAGGGCTGGACCGAGGTGGGGGCGGTGGAGGCACCGGACGAGGCGGGCCCGGGGGTCACCGTCGACGGCCGTCCCTACGACGGCGACGGCGGCTGGGTCCACTTCGCGAAATACTGATTCCACATCGTGCTTGCGCGGCGCCGGGACGGGTGACATCGTGCCCTCACGATCGGGCGATTCGGGCACGTGTCGCGATTCGCCCCGCACCGGAGGGGTGTCACCGTGGACAACCTGGGCGTACTCAGCCTGCTCGCTCTCACCCCCATCCTCGTCGTCGCGGTTTTGCTGGTCGGGCTGCGCTGGCCCGCGAAGTACGCGATGCCGCTCGGCTTCGTCGCGGCGGCCCTGATCGGGTCGCTGGTCTGGGGGATGGGCACCACCGCGATCGTCGCGTCGACGATCGAGGGCCTGATCATCGCGGTCGGCCTGCTCTACATCATCTTCGGTGCGCTGCTGCTGCTGCAGACGCTCACCCAGAGCGGCGCGCTCGCGACGATCCGTGCCGGGTTCACCGGCATCAGCCCGGACCGGCGGGTCCAGGCGATCATCATCGGCTGGCTGTTCGGGTCGTTCATCGAGGGTGCGTCGGGGTTCGGGACCCCGGCAGCCGTCGTCGCGCCGTTGTTGCTGGCGCTCGGCTTCCCGGCGCTGGCCGCGGTGCTGGTCGGCATGGTGATCCAGTCGACGCCGGTCAGCTTCGGCGCCGCCGGGACGCCCGTACTCACCGGCATCGGGCAGGGGCTGTCCGGGTCGGCGGAGGTCGACGCGCGCACCGCCGCGCTCGGCCTGGACGCGACCGGCTACCTGTCCGCGATCGGGTTCGAGGTCGCGGCGCTGCACGCGGTCGCCGGGACGCTCATCCCACTGTTCCTGGTGTGCCTGCTGACCCGCTTCTTCGGGGAGAACCGCAGCTTCGCCGAGGGCCTCGCGGTCGCCCCGTTCGCGCTCTACGCCGCGTTCGCGATGACCGTGCCCTACGTGCTGGTCGCCGCCCTGCTCGGCCCGGAGTTCCCGTCACTGCTCGGCGGGCTCGTCGGGCTGGCGCTGGTGATGTTCACCTCCAGCCGCGGCTTCCTCATGCCGCGCACGGTGTGGGACTTCCCGCCGCGCGAGCGGTGGCTCGACCGCTGGACCGGCACTATCTCCGCGGGTGCCGACGACGGCGTCACCGGCACCCGGATGAGCACCTGGCTGGCCTGGTCGCCCTACGTGCTCGTCGCGGCGGTGCTGGTGCTGACCCGCACCGTCGCGCCGGTGAAGGACGCGCTGTCGGGAATCACCGTCGGACCCGCGGACATCCTCGGGACCGGCATCGACGAGACGCTGCAGCCGCTCTACTCGCCGGGCGCGGTGTTCCTGCTGGTCTGCCTGGTCACCTACGGCCTGCACCGGATGAACGGCCGCCAGGTCGCGACGTCATGGGCCGTGTCGGGACGCCAGCTCGCCGGTGCCGCGGTCGCGCTGCTGTTCGCGCTGCCGCTGGTCCGCATCCTGATCAACTCCGGTGCCGAGCTGAACACGACCGGGCTGGCCTCGATGCCGCTGACGCTGGCCGAGGGGGCCGCCGCCGTCGCCGGGCCGGCCTGGCCGGTCCTGGCACCGTGGATCGGCGCCCTGGGGGCCTTCGTCGCCGGGTCGAACACGGTGTCCAACCTGACGTTCGCCCTGTTCCAGTTCGCGACCGCGGAGAACATCGGCGCCACCCCGGAGACGGTGGTCGCGGCCCAGGCGGTCGGCGGCGCCGCCGGGAACATGATCACGGTGCACAACGTCGTCGCCGCGTCGGCGACGGTGGGGCTGCTCGGCCGGGAGGGCGACGTGATCCGGATGACGATCATCCCGATGACGTACTACTGCCTGCTCTCGGGCGGGCTGGCGTTCGTGCTGATCCACGGCGTCGGGCTCAACACCGGCACGGTGCTGCTCACCCTGGTGCTGCTGACACTGGCCGCGATCGTGGTGGGCCTGCGGCGGGCGGCGACCCGGCTGCCGGCCTGACCCGGAGACGACGACGGCCCGGTCCCCATCGCTGCGGGGTCCGGGCCGTCGTCGTGTGGATCAGGAGCCGCGACGCCAGAACAGCAGCACCCGGCGCAGCCGGCTCCGCAGGCTCGGGTGACCGGGCACCGACCGCTGCGGGGCCGGGAACTGCCGGAACTCCGCGGGCGGCGGGGTCAGGTGGGCCGCCGGGAGGGTGGGCGGGTCCATCGCGACCAGGGTCTGGGGGAAGTGGCGCGCATCGGGCGACGGGGTCTTCTCGGGGTGCACGGTCGTCTCCTCCACGGCCGGTCCATCGCTCGCGGTGGTCGGGTCGTTACCGACGGCCTGCTGCATCTCCGGCCTCCTCACGGTCTCGGGCGGGGCGCATCGCCGGGACCCGTACCCGCCGGGGCCGGGGTCCACCCGCACGGGCCGCATCCGGGACGGGCCACCGCCGGGCCCGGGAGGCGAGCGCGGGGCGGCGGTGCCTGCACACCCAGGGTACCGACGTGACGTGCTCCGGAGACGTGTGCGGTGGCTCACCCGGCACGCCGTCGGAGACCCGGGTGCTCGCTACGGTGAGTGCCGAGCAGGTGGGACGGGTGGACGGAGCGGGCGTGTCGGGGCTGGTGGCGGTGGTGGCGTGGGCCGCCCTGGCGGGGTGGATCGCCGCCGGTGTGCTGCTCGTGCTGGCCCACCGGCGGCTGGAGCGGCTCGAGCGGGAGCACACCGCCCGCAAGTGGGACATCGTCGCGCTGCGTGCCCAGCTGCGGGCGTTGCACCGGCGGCCGGACGAGCTGTCCGACCCCGCCGCGTCCACCGGTGCCGGCCCGTCCGTCCCGCGGCACCCCGGAGGTGACCCCGGGTCCCCGGTCCCGGCCGGCGGGACGCCCGGGCGTACCCGGACGGCCGGCGCCACGGCATGGCGCCGGTCGCACCGGCGCCCGGTGGGCCGTACCCGGCGGCGTCCCTCCTGACAGGGGCGGGGTCAGCGCCGTGGCACCGCCGCCCCCCGGATGCTCGCGTCCAGCAGCTGCACCGGGTGCAGCAGCGGAACGTCGGCGAAGTCCTCGTTCGGCAGGTACTTGCCGATCTGCAGCAGACAGCCCGGGTTCGCGGTGACCACGACGTCCGGCTTCGCGTCGCGGATCTTCTCCGCCTTCCGCACGCCCAGATCGGCGGCCGCGTCCGGCTTCACCATGTTGTAGATGCCGGCCGAGCCGCAGCACAGCGACGCCTCGGCGATGTCGACGAGCTCCAGCTCGGGGATGGTCCGGAGCACCTCGCGCGGCTGGTTGCGGACGCCCTGGGCGTGCCCGAGGTGACAGGCGTCGTGGTAGGCGATGCGGCCGGTGACCGGGGTCCGCGGGGCGCGGGGGCCGCCGTCGTCCTCCCGGGAGTACAGGTCGGCCAGAACCTCGTGCACGTCGCGGCAGCGGGCGGAGAAGCGCGCCGCGCGCTCGGCCCAGGCGGGGTCGTCGGCGAGCAGGTGGCCGTAGTCCTTCATCGACGAGCCGCAGCCCGCGACGTTCGTGACCACCGCGTCGACGTCGAGGGTCTCGAAGCGGGCGATGGTGCGCCGGGCCCGGTCCAGCGCGGACTCCTCGCGCCCGGCGTGCACCTCCAGCGCGCCGCAGCACTGCTGGTCGCGGGGGACGAGCACGTCGCAGCCCTCGGCGGCGAGCACCCGCACGGTGGCCTCGTTGACCCGGTGGAAGAACACGTCCTGCACGCAGCCGGTAAGCAGTGCGACCCGGGCCCGGCGGGTGCCGACCGCGGGGGTGTGCACCGGGAGCGTCGCGAACGCCTCGCGCACCGAGACCGGCGGCAGCAGCGACTCCATCGCCGCGAGCTGACCGGGCAGCCTCTCGGCGAGCTTCCGGATCGCAGGGACCTTCCGCAGCTGCTGGTACAGCGCGCCGGGCAGGGCGGCCGCCCGCAGCCGTCGCTTGTAGGGGAACAGCGCGAAGATCGCGTCGCGGAACAGCTTGTCCGACGTACTGCGGGGCACGTTGCGCTCGATCTGCGGGCGCACCGACTCCAGCAGCTTGTCGTACTGCACCCCGGACGGGCAGGCGGTCACGCACGCCATGCAGCCCAGGCAGTTGTCCATGTGCTCGGTGAACGGCCCGTCGAGGCCGATGTCGCCCTTCTCGGCCAGGTCCATCAGCAGGATCCGGCCGCGCGGGGAGTCCATCTCCTCGCCCCACAGCACGTAGGTGGGGCAGGTCGGCAGGCAGAAGCCGCAGTGGACGCAGTCGTCGAGCAGCTCGCGCTGCGGCGGGTGGACGTCGTCGAACGCGCTCGGGCCCTGCTGGGGGATCTTGGTCTCGGCCGCCCCGGTCGGGGTGCCTGCGGGCTCGTGGGTGCTCGTCATGCGTGCCTCACATCCAGGGAGCGAAGCGACCGGCGGCGAACCGGGCCTCGGGGTCGAGCTGGGTCTTGACGGCCCTGAGCAGGGCGAGTGCGGACGGTGCGGGGCCCCACGCGGGGGCGTCGAGGGTCTCGGGCCGGTCACGCAGCACGCTGGTGCCACCGACTGCGGCGACGGCGTCGTGCACCTCCGCGACGGCGGCCCCCGGCACGGTGACGGTCGCGACGCCGGTCGCGAGGCCGGCCGTGACGGCGGTGGCGGGCAGCTGCTCCACCAGCGGCGCCAGCCGGGTCGGTGCGCACCCGATCCGGACGACGGCGCCGTCGAGGGCGGGTCCGTCGCCGTCACCGCCGGCGTGCGGACCGTCGGTCAGCGACGTGTGGGCGTCCCACGCGTCCGCGCCCACCTCCCGGGCGTCGGCGCCGAGCAGCTCACACAGCCGCTCCACCCGTGCGGGCAGGGTCTGGGCGCCGCCCTCCAACCGGACCAGCAGGCGTCCCGGGTCACCGGACACCCACTCGACGGCGATCGGCTCCAGCGGGCTGGCCATCAGCTCCAGCACCCGCGACGCGGCCTCGGCCACCGGGCCGTCGACGCCCACGCAGGCGACGGCCTTCGGGACCGGGTGCAGCCGCAGGACGACCTCGACCAGCGGGCCGAAGATGCCGTAGGAGCCGTGCATGAGCTTGGCCATGTCGTAGCCGGCGACGTTCTTGATGACGTGCCCGCCGGAGCGGACCATCGTGCCGTCGGCGAGTACCGAGGTGGTGCCGATGACCAGGTCCCGCAGACCGCCCCAGACCAGGGCGGACGGGCCGGCGTCGGCGGTGGCGAGCAGCCCGCCGACCGTGGCGCCGCGGGCGACCCGGGCGGCGTCGAACGCGAGGCGCTGACCGTGCTCGGCCAGCTGCTCCTGCAGCGCGCGGACCGGGGTCCCGGCGTGCACCGAGACGGTCATGTCGCCGGGGTTGTGGTGGATCACCCCGGACAGTGCGGAGAGGTCGAGCGTCGCGGCGATGTCGTCGCCCGCGCGGCCGGCCCAGCCGGTGGCGGTGCCGGCGCCGGTGATCGCGAGGCGGCCGGGGGTGTCCAGGACGGCGTCCCGGACCTCCTTGGCCGAGGTGGGGCGCAGCGTGGTGGGAGCAGCGCGTGTCATGTCGTCGGGCCCTTCCGGGTCTCGTACGGGTCGGTCGGACAGGTCGGCCGGACGGGTCACAGCCGTTCGATCAGGCCCGCCTCCTCCAGCGGGTGCGGCCGGTAGAGCCCCGGCTTCTCACCGCACAGCCGCGGGGTGGGCAGGAGCTTGCCGGGGTTGCAGATGTGGTCGGGGTCGAAGCCGTCGCGGATGCGGCGCATGACGGCCAGGTCGTCCTCGCCGAACATCCGCGGCATGGAGCAGGCCTTGTCGGTGCCGATGCCGTGCTCGCCCGACAGCGAGCCGCCCATCTCGACGCACAGCTCCGCGATCTGCGCCGACAGGTGCTCGGCCTGCTCGGTCTGGCCCTCGGCGGCGGAGAACAGGACCAGCGGGTGCAGGTTGCCGTCGCCGGCGTGGAAGACGTTCGCGACGCGCAGCCCGGCGTCGGTGCCCATCTCGTCGATCCGTTCGAGGATCTCGGCGAGCCGGGTCCGGGGGACCACGCCGTCCTGGACGATGTAGTCCGGCGAGATCCGGCCGACCGCGGCGAACGCGGCCTTGCGGCCCCGCCAGATGTTCGCCCGCTCCTCGGGGGAGCCCGCGATGTGCAGCCGGGTGCAGCCGTGCCGGTCGCAGATCTCCTTGACCAGCGCGAACTGCTCCTCGCACTCCTCGACGGTCCCGTCCAGCTCGACGACGAGCGCGGCCGGGGTGTCGAGGGAGTAGCCGGCGCCGGTGGCGCCCTCGGCGGCCTCGATGGCCAGCGCGTCCATCATCTCGACCGCGGCGGGCACGATCCCTGCCGCGACGATGTCGGACACGACCCGGCCGCCCGCCGACACCGACGGGAAGTCCGCCAGCAGCGTGCGCATGACCTCGGGGGTGCGCAGCAGCCGGACGGTGACCTTGGTGACGATGCCGAGCGTGCCCTCGGAGCCGAGGAACACCCCGCGCAGGTCGGGCCCGGACTGCTCCATCGTGTCCGAGCCGAGGGTGACCACCTCGCCGTCGGGGAGCACGACCTCCATCGACAGCACGTGGTTGGTGGTGAAGCCGTACTTGAGGCAGTGCGCGCCGCCGGAGTTCTCCGCGACGTTGCCGCCGATCGTGCACACCTGCTGGCTCGACGGGTCCGGCGCGTAGTAGAGCCCGTACGGCGACGCGGCCGCGGTGATCTCGAGGTTCGTGACGCCCGGCTCCAGCACCGCGCGCCGGTTCTCCGGGTCGACCTCGAGCACCCGGTTGAGCCGGTTCAGCCCGATGACGACGCCCTCGGCCACCGGCAGCGCGCCGCCGGACAGGCCGGTCCCGGCGCCGCGGGCGACGAACGGGATCCGGTGCCGGGCGCAGATCCGCACGCACCCGGCGACGTCCTCGGCGGTGCGGGGCAGCAGGACCAGCTCGGGGACGACCCGGCTGCCGGTCAGGCCGTCGCACTCGTAGGTCCGGGTACGGACCGGGTCGTCGAGCACGTCCGCTGCGCCCAGGAGGGCGACGAACTCGTCGTGGATCGAGCGGGCCAGAGGCATCGCTGCACTCCCTTGCTGCGCGTGGCGGGGCTCACGGGAGGGTACGTCGACACGGTGACGCCACGCCTGTTCGACGTCACGGACGGGGGCCGTGTCACTTCCGTGATGCGGAAAAGATAATCCACTGGTAGAAATACGACCAGTCCTGACATCCACACGGAGAGGGTGGTCACAGATGGCCGACACCGCCGGCCTGCAGGTCGACGAGCACCTGAGGTCCTTCGTCGAGGGCGAGCTCCTGTCCGACGTCGACCTCACGGCGGACGACTTCTGGGCGACCCTGGCCCGGCTCCAGGAGCGCTTCGCCCCGAGGATCGCCGACGCCCTGGCCCGTCGCGACGAGATCCAGGCGCGCATCGACGAGTGGCACCGCGAGCACGGGGCCGGCTCGGTCGAGGAGTACGAGAAGTTCCTCACCGACCTCGGCTACCTGCTCCCGGAGAAGTCCCCGACGATCGACGTCGACCGGGTCGACCCGGAGATCGCCGAGGTTCCCGGCCCGCAGCTGGTCGTGCCCTCCACCGTGCCGCGCTACGCGCTGAACGCCGCCAACGCCCGCTGGGGCTCGCTGTTCGACGCCTTCTACGGCACCGACGCGCTCCCGCAGGACGGTGAGCTCGCGAAGGGCTACGACGAGCGCCGCGGCGCACAGGTGATCACCGCCGCCGACGAGCTGCTCGACGAGCTGTTCCCGCTCGCGAAGGGCAGCCACGCCGACGCCACGGCCTACCGGGCCTCGGCCGACGGGCTCGTCGTCGACACCGGCGCGACCGGCACGGTCGGGCTGGCCGACCCCGCGCAGTTCGCCGGGTTCCGCCCGGTCGACGGCGACGGCCGCGGCGCGGTCCTGCTGACCCGCAACGGGCTGCACCTGGAGATCACGATCGACCCGACCACCCAGGTCGGCACCCAGCACCACGCCGACGTCGCCGATGTCGTGCTCGAGTCCGCGGTCACCACGATCGTCGACCTCGAGGACTCCGTCGCGACCGTGGACGGCGAGGACAAGGCGCTGGCCTACCGCACCTGGCTCGGGCTGCTGCGCGGTGACCTGACCGCCGAGTTCCGCAAGGGCGGGAAGACGGTCACCCGCCGGGTCAACCCGGACCGCGAGTACACCGCGGCCGACGGCTCCGACCTCACCCTGCCCGGGCGCTCGCTGATGCTGGTCCGCAACTGCGGCCACCACATGACGACGAACGCGGTGAAGGCGGCCGACGGCAACGGTGCCTATCAGGAGGTCGCCGAGGGCGTGCTCGACGCGCTCGTCTCGGCCGTCGCCGGGCTCTACGACCTGCAGGGGAAGGGCCCGCACACCAACTCCCGCGCGGGCAGCGTCTACATCGTCAAGCCCAAGCAGCACGGGCCCGAGGAGGTCGCGCTCACCGTCGAGCTGTTCGGCGCCGTCGAGGAGGCCCTCGGACTGCAGGCGAACACGCTCAAGATCGGCATCATGGACGAGGAGAAGCGGACCACGGTCAACCTCTCCGCCTGCATCGCCGAGGCCGCGAACCGGGTCATCTTCGTCAACACCGGTTTCCTCGACCGGACCGGCGACGAGATCCACACCTGCTTCACCGCGGGCCCGGTCCTGCGCAAGGGCGACATGAAGTCGACGACGTGGCTGAAGACCTACGAGGACCGCAACGTCGACGTCGCGCTGGCCGCCGGGTTCGCGCACACCGCGCAGGTCGGCAAGGGCATGTGGGCCAAGCCCGCCGCGATGGCCGAGATGATCGAGCAGAAGATCGGCCACCCGAAGGCCGGCGCGAACTGCGCCTGGGTGCCGTCTCCGACCGCCGCGACCCTGCACGCGCTGCACTACCTGCGCGTCGACGTGCACGGGGTGCAGGACGAGATCGCCTCCCGCGCCACCGCGGACCGGCGCACGCTGCTCGAGGTCCCGGTGACCGACGCGTCGTCGCTGTCGGCCGAGGACGTGACCCACGAGCTGGAGACCAACGCCCAGTCGATCCTCGGCTACGTGGTGCGCTGGGTCGGCATGGGCATCGGCTGCTCCACCGTGCCGGACCTGGAGGGCGTCGGGCTGATGGAGGACCGCGCCACCCTGCGGATCTCCGCGCAGCTGGTCGCGAACTGGCTCCAGCACGGTGTCGTCGACGAGGGGACCGTGCGCGACACCTTCGCCCGCATGGCCGCCGTGGTCGACGAGCAGAACGCCGGCGAGGACGGCTACCCCGCGATGGCGAAGGACCTGGAGTCCAGCGAGTCGTTCCGGGCCGCGCTGGAGCTGGTGTTCAGCGGGGCGGCCGAGCCCAACGGCTACACCGAGCGGACGCTCACCCGCTGGCGTCAGCGGGCCAAGGCCGCGGCCTAGGCCGCACCACCACCACCGTCGACGACGACGCCCCCGGGACCGGTTCCCGGGGGCGTCGTCGCGTTCCGAGGAGGAGACCGATCGTGAAGCCGTGGGTGCGGCCGGCCGCCGTGCTGTTCGGCGTCGGTTACGGCGCCAACCAGTTCAGCCCGCTGATGGTCATGTACCGCGAGCAGGGGCACTACTCGCCGACCGTGGTCGCCGCGTTCTTCGGCGTCTACGTGCTCGGTCTCGCCCCGGGCCTGCTCGTCGGCGGGCCCGCGTCGGACCGCTGGGGCCGCCGCCGGGTGCTGGTGCCCGCGACGGCCGCGTCGATCCCGGCCAGCGCCGTCCTCGCCCTCGGCGCGTTCTCCGAGGCACTGCTCTTCGCCGGCCGGCTGCTGTTCGGGGTGTGCGTCGGCGTCGCGATGGCGGTGGCGACGACGTGGGTCAAGGAGCTGTCCGGGCCCGGGCAGGGCGCCCGGCGCGCCGCGCTCGCGCTCACCGCCGGGTTCGGGCTCGGCCCGCTCGTCGCCGGGCTGCTCGCGCAGTCCGCGCCGCTGCCGATGGAGCTGCCCTACCTGGTGCACATCGTCCTGACGGTGCCGGTCGTCTGGTGGCTGCTCGCCGCGCCGGAGACGGTCGAGCCGGGCCGTTCCCGGTCCTGGCGCCAGGATCTGCGCGTCCCGGCCGTCGCGCACCCGCGGTTCGTGTGGCTGGTGCTGCCCGCCGCGCCGTGGGTGTTCGGGGCAGCCGCGATCGCCTACGCAGTGCTGCCGACCACGCTCGACGGGATCACCGGGGGGTGGGGGCTGCTCGTCGCGACACTGCTGACCGCCGTCGCGCTCGGCTGCGGGGTCCTGGCCCAGTCCGCCGCGCGTCTCGTGGACGCCCGCTCGCCGCTGGCCGCGACCCGGGTCGGGCTCGCGCTCGTCGTCGCGGGGACGCTCGTCGCCGCCCTCGCGGCGGGCCTGCGCAGTGTCCCGGCCGCCGTCGCCGCCGCCGCGCTGCTGGGGGCGGGCTACGGCTTCGTCCTGCTGTCCGGGCTGCAGGAGGTGCAGCGGATCGCCGCGCCGGAGCACCTGGCCGGGCTGACCGCGGTGTTCTACTCGCTGACCTACGTGGGGTTCCTGCTACCCATGCTGCTCTCGGCGCTCACCGGTGTCGCGGGGTACCCGGTGCTGCTGGTCGTCGTCGCGGGGGTGCAGGTGATCTGCCTGGGCCTGGTGTGGGTGGGGGCGCGCCGGGTGGCGCCGATCGCGGCGGAGCAGCCGGCGGTGACCTGACCCGGCCGTGGCCGGT harbors:
- a CDS encoding FAD-binding oxidoreductase, yielding MTRAAPTTLRPTSAKEVRDAVLDTPGRLAITGAGTATGWAGRAGDDIAATLDLSALSGVIHHNPGDMTVSVHAGTPVRALQEQLAEHGQRLAFDAARVARGATVGGLLATADAGPSALVWGGLRDLVIGTTSVLADGTMVRSGGHVIKNVAGYDMAKLMHGSYGIFGPLVEVVLRLHPVPKAVACVGVDGPVAEAASRVLELMASPLEPIAVEWVSGDPGRLLVRLEGGAQTLPARVERLCELLGADAREVGADAWDAHTSLTDGPHAGGDGDGPALDGAVVRIGCAPTRLAPLVEQLPATAVTAGLATGVATVTVPGAAVAEVHDAVAAVGGTSVLRDRPETLDAPAWGPAPSALALLRAVKTQLDPEARFAAGRFAPWM
- a CDS encoding FAD-binding oxidoreductase codes for the protein MPLARSIHDEFVALLGAADVLDDPVRTRTYECDGLTGSRVVPELVLLPRTAEDVAGCVRICARHRIPFVARGAGTGLSGGALPVAEGVVIGLNRLNRVLEVDPENRRAVLEPGVTNLEITAAASPYGLYYAPDPSSQQVCTIGGNVAENSGGAHCLKYGFTTNHVLSMEVVLPDGEVVTLGSDTMEQSGPDLRGVFLGSEGTLGIVTKVTVRLLRTPEVMRTLLADFPSVSAGGRVVSDIVAAGIVPAAVEMMDALAIEAAEGATGAGYSLDTPAALVVELDGTVEECEEQFALVKEICDRHGCTRLHIAGSPEERANIWRGRKAAFAAVGRISPDYIVQDGVVPRTRLAEILERIDEMGTDAGLRVANVFHAGDGNLHPLVLFSAAEGQTEQAEHLSAQIAELCVEMGGSLSGEHGIGTDKACSMPRMFGEDDLAVMRRIRDGFDPDHICNPGKLLPTPRLCGEKPGLYRPHPLEEAGLIERL
- a CDS encoding malate synthase G, producing MADTAGLQVDEHLRSFVEGELLSDVDLTADDFWATLARLQERFAPRIADALARRDEIQARIDEWHREHGAGSVEEYEKFLTDLGYLLPEKSPTIDVDRVDPEIAEVPGPQLVVPSTVPRYALNAANARWGSLFDAFYGTDALPQDGELAKGYDERRGAQVITAADELLDELFPLAKGSHADATAYRASADGLVVDTGATGTVGLADPAQFAGFRPVDGDGRGAVLLTRNGLHLEITIDPTTQVGTQHHADVADVVLESAVTTIVDLEDSVATVDGEDKALAYRTWLGLLRGDLTAEFRKGGKTVTRRVNPDREYTAADGSDLTLPGRSLMLVRNCGHHMTTNAVKAADGNGAYQEVAEGVLDALVSAVAGLYDLQGKGPHTNSRAGSVYIVKPKQHGPEEVALTVELFGAVEEALGLQANTLKIGIMDEEKRTTVNLSACIAEAANRVIFVNTGFLDRTGDEIHTCFTAGPVLRKGDMKSTTWLKTYEDRNVDVALAAGFAHTAQVGKGMWAKPAAMAEMIEQKIGHPKAGANCAWVPSPTAATLHALHYLRVDVHGVQDEIASRATADRRTLLEVPVTDASSLSAEDVTHELETNAQSILGYVVRWVGMGIGCSTVPDLEGVGLMEDRATLRISAQLVANWLQHGVVDEGTVRDTFARMAAVVDEQNAGEDGYPAMAKDLESSESFRAALELVFSGAAEPNGYTERTLTRWRQRAKAAA
- a CDS encoding MFS transporter; this translates as MKPWVRPAAVLFGVGYGANQFSPLMVMYREQGHYSPTVVAAFFGVYVLGLAPGLLVGGPASDRWGRRRVLVPATAASIPASAVLALGAFSEALLFAGRLLFGVCVGVAMAVATTWVKELSGPGQGARRAALALTAGFGLGPLVAGLLAQSAPLPMELPYLVHIVLTVPVVWWLLAAPETVEPGRSRSWRQDLRVPAVAHPRFVWLVLPAAPWVFGAAAIAYAVLPTTLDGITGGWGLLVATLLTAVALGCGVLAQSAARLVDARSPLAATRVGLALVVAGTLVAALAAGLRSVPAAVAAAALLGAGYGFVLLSGLQEVQRIAAPEHLAGLTAVFYSLTYVGFLLPMLLSALTGVAGYPVLLVVVAGVQVICLGLVWVGARRVAPIAAEQPAVT